DNA sequence from the Vicia villosa cultivar HV-30 ecotype Madison, WI linkage group LG3, Vvil1.0, whole genome shotgun sequence genome:
TGCCTTAGTCTATCGCGCAACGGGTAAATCGCACTATTGACTAAAAtcagtccccgacaacggcgccaaaaacttgatcgggatTTTGTATAAGTCAATCGGGATTTCACTGCAAGTATACAGCTTAGTCGTTAAGTTTTAAAAGATTATCGAACCCACAAGGACAGAGGGTCAAATAATGCGGGTTTTCGTTGCTAATGTCAGCTAAGGCTATCGATTTGTTTTGATTAGGAAACGGGAGattaaattttagttttaattaagtaATGGGAATTAATATACCGGTGTGCTTTCATCGACCATCGAGTTAATAATCTTATGCATAGTTcgaatcataaaatatttttcagaataagttatttaaattaaaaatctttgcCTCACGCTTTCGCGTCTATTAACTCTAATTATACTGACAGTTCTAATACATTTGCTTTCGCTAAATTATCACAAACCGAAAAtactttttgaaatttaaataaaatacaatcgACTCTAAAGCGCTTTCGCTGTTTTTAGAGCTGATGTTTGATTTCCACTATCCGGTAAAAACCTCAAACTTTCGTTATCTTAATTTTGTACCTTAACTAAATTTCTATTATCTTTAATAAAAATCCTTTTAACAGTTAATTTAGAAATCAGAACCAGAAAATAATTTCAGTATAATCTTATGCAATAATGATTATTAAATCGTCCGGTTAATGGTTAGCACACCGGTACGCAGTATTTAGCTTGACATATTTCTAACAATCAAAACAGCAGGCAAATACCAGTACAGAAATATAGCATGCATATCGGACTAACAAATACCAAATAGCATATAAATAAAAGAACCTGGAATTAAAATTAAACTTGAAGTAGCATAAACTTGTTCTTCTCGGATACAAGCCAAATGCAGAATCTGGAAAACTTGAAATGAACAGTAAATCCCTAAATCTAATACTAAATTCTGAagcttaaaataaaaatcaaatgcacttaatttccggtgtagaaattaagTACTTAAATGGTGTCGGAATTCGAAACAGGAATGGCAAGATTGCtgagaaaaataaatagaaactCAATACTCTGAACTCTTGAATGGGTAAAATTTTCCGAACCCCTCTTTctgttcttctttttctttatatAGTAGAGGCCTTGGACGGTTGAAGGAAGAGATTGCGGAGCAGTCCACTTCTTTGCTGAAGAATCGGGGACTTGGACGACTTGGACGGTTGAAGGAGAAAATTGCGGAGTGGAGATAATTCTGGGTGAgtggaatcttcatctttcatcTGCAGCTACAGACTAAATTCTATTTGGGCCATTGATGAAGACTCGGGGCGGGGGCCCAGAAAGGGGTATGGGCGCCCCCtttgtttctttctctttttctccacGTTGAGAAGCTAGTGAGTGGGGATGGGGGCCCCAATGTTGGTATGGGCACCCCCCTTTgctttctttctcatttttccTTATTTTCTCACGTTGAAAATAAGTGAGTGGGGGTGAGGGCCCCAAACTGGGTATGGGCACCCCCTAAACTTCTTTCTTTTATGAACGTGTGAGTGGAAATGGGGGCCCCAAATAGGGGATGAGCGCCCCCtcacatatatatttatttatttatttttttcaattttttttctttctttggtcTTTGGTCTTGGGCTTCCAATGCGGGCTTTTTATTTTTCTCCACTTCTTCAGACAATTCCTCGAAAATTGTCATGATTTTCTTCTTTTAGTCGAACTCGGGATAATTTTAATACCTGAAATAAAGTGAGAAAATACCAGCGTAATAtcgaaataatataatataaatgatCTAAAATGCAGATATAATCTATGTTAATCGAATCAAATATACGTTATATTTTCACGTTATCAAAACCCACAATCCCTTATCTTGTGTACGAAGTCACATGTTCAACATTCTTAACTAGAGATCATCATGGACTCCATTGAACACCATTTTACCTTAGATGTTGTCATCATTGTAATTGTCTTGAAAATATGCATATAACTATACCTACAAGCACATAAGTCCACACATATTAGCCTTTTCGTCCTCTAAACACGGTTATATGATGACATCTTATTCATCCACAAAGCCAGTAAATTTAAGCACTTACAAAAGGAATCCATTTTCTCTTGAGTTGTATAAATTGTCTTGTAATCTTCAAACCCCAAATGTTTTGAAGAGCTAGAAGCCAACAATGGTCCATATTTTTGTCTGAAAGAATAAGCGGAAAAGGGTCACAATTACTACATGAATCGAAACTACTACCAAAACTGCCAAACATTCTTAATTCGACAAGTTTGTAATCAACTGTCCTATCCGGCCACCTTGTGTTTGTAACACAGCCCATCCACATCTTTATACGCTGAAATCAGTATAGGATTATATCACATTCTCATTCTCATCTAAATTCCTAATTATTATCATTCAAGAATAGCAAAGGATGAAGGAAAGGGGGAAATTCAATACCTGTACTTGCAATTATGAATGCTGAAGGGTGGAGTTGAACTTCGAAGAACCTAATAAGAGTTTAGCAATGAGAAAATATAGAAAGCATAGAAAATAAAGGGTTAAGATTCCATTATTATAAAGCCGAGCACCTAGGTCAGGTAGATGCCATTGCCCTATCTTATGTTTGCGCCAACGGTTAAAAAAAGCAATCAACGACTCAGCTTTGACACTTGTGATAAGGTTAATGGCTCACAACGTCTGTACCTTTTCAAGACAAAGTCATCATGACAGAGCATTTCGTGCTATAAATGTTGCCCAAGCAACCCTTGAGGGACTCACTGCCATATGCTTTAAAGAGATCAATGCGCATATAATTTAATCACTTGACCCTTATCAGGCCTCATACTAGAGGGATTATGGACTGTGATAACTTTCTTAGACTTAGAGAGAAGGAGCCCAAAGACATTGGAAGGACATGACCTCGGGTCGCCCGATTATGACTTGATTCAGAAGATCATTAGCTAATTTCACATTAGCAAAACATAATTACCCTCTTGTGATCACACTCGTGAGCATGGTCATCATCACCATTATTGTATTTTACAAGTACATGACCATCTCTAGGTTGTATGATGTTGAATGTGGCTAACTGTTGGATGAAGATTAATGATTTTGACTGAAAGTGGAGCGTGCTTTTGTGCGGCACCATATTATATCGTTCCACCCGATCAGCAGTATGACAAATTCTTAAAGAGAATTAGACATATGAGAATTTGACTTGTCGTCCTTGTAGTTCTATGACCCGCCCAAATATAGTTGTAaaggaaatgattttttttaaaattaaaaaaaaattaattactatATGAGGATTGAGAGGCTCCAAGTGGACTCAATAGACTATCACTATTGAAAAGATTTTCTAGTAAAAAAAGAGGTATTTATAAAACATCtttcattaaaaacaaaaatataattaaaaagtttATGATTATCCCGTACAATTTTATCAAGTTCAGGCACACAATTCTTAAATTAGTCATAAAGTCTATAATTTCGTGCGCAAAGCGAGCATAAACAAACAGTCTATTAAAACTAAACAACATTGATTATAAAGCGAGGATATAGGTGATAGACGCCCGATTCACTTTACATTAATCCATTTATAGGATGATTCTCACTAACAACCAAAGCAATGCCAACCCAAGATTTCCAGCGTGTATTTTCATgtcaatacaaaaaaaaatattcaatttcAACACGAGATATAAAGCCTTTAGTAAAAATATCATTGGCTTAACTCAAATTTCGTGAAGCCAACAGTTTTAGtcccaaaaagaaaaacaaattcaTCCTCCATTGTCACCCACTCCCATATAACCTTTCACCTTCCAATACCACATTTCATTCCCCCAAAAATTCACACCAGTCCCTCACAAACCTCCAAACCAAAACACATACATTTTTACAAAGGCGAGAGCCTGTGAGATCGAGCTTTCCAACGTATATGTCCCAACCGTGCCACTAACACGGAGGGATATGGTATCATAAAATCACACAACACCACAActttatgtattaaaaaaaacatcatcGAACTGGGTCACACTTTCAAAAATGGAGGTTCAACGTATGAAGGAATTAATGGTACTATGGTCTACCTTGCAAACTAACCGTGTCGCTCTTGTGGGTGGAAACCATACCGCTGCTAGATTTTGCACTCGCTAAATTCCCTTTTTACCCTcgctctcttttctctctctctacCTCCTACAATtccaactttttttttcttctctatcAAAAACTACACCTAACAAATTCACCTAATTTCTCTCTATAAAATTTCAATATCACCATTATTTATACTTTATCATAATGTCTATTGATCTTATTGATGCTACCTTCGCAAAAGGCTCTTGCAATAGAAAAAGCAATACGCCGCTAGCAGCCCGTTATCTCATTGTCAGGCTTCCAAGTTCagaattcattaaaatattcaaaaccatatttcttTTGGTTTTAGCTTTAGCTTCTTTCCAATTCATAATCAATTCCAAGAGAATcagttcttcttcttcagattcaatTGTCGATTTCACCGCGAACTCAATCGATACGGAGCAAGTACTTTCTATCCTATTTCATGACTTAACAAACGAAGGCCTTCTTACGAAAACGCAACTCAAAGCGGTTTTCCTCACAGACGACGCAGGCCTAACCGATTTCAATAACGAAATGGAGTTTGTTGGATTAAAAGACGTTGAGAAACAGAACTCTGTCGTTGATAATGCTGTTGATTTTATTTTCACAACTAACTTTCATGAAGCTTCTAGATTCATCGAGAGGGTTCTCAAACCTGAAGGTGTTGTAACGGTTCTAATGAACGACAATAATCCAGGGTCGTTTTACAAGCCAAAGAATTACAGAATTGTTTACATGAGACAGTTTGATTCTGTTGCCGTGGCGATGAAGAAAACCGTGACAAACGCAGTTACAGCCGATCATAACAAACTCAACCTCGCCGTGCCGAGGAAGCTCTTTGGTTACGCAGAAGCCAAGAAAATTGCATTACAGAATCTGGAAGACGTTCTGTTAGAGCCACCACGAGCTGCATCAGGAAAGTCACGAAAGTATTTGAAGAGGACAAAGTATTTACCCGATTTAATGGGAGATTCACTCGAAAGCTACTCTCGCCGTGTCTTCATTGACGTAGGATTACCTGAGAAAAACGGAGGAAGCGGTACACATTGGTTTTTGAAGAATTATCCAACAAGGAACAAGAATTTCGAGATGATCAAGATAGAGACAACAGAGA
Encoded proteins:
- the LOC131655356 gene encoding uncharacterized protein LOC131655356, with product MSIDLIDATFAKGSCNRKSNTPLAARYLIVRLPSSEFIKIFKTIFLLVLALASFQFIINSKRISSSSSDSIVDFTANSIDTEQVLSILFHDLTNEGLLTKTQLKAVFLTDDAGLTDFNNEMEFVGLKDVEKQNSVVDNAVDFIFTTNFHEASRFIERVLKPEGVVTVLMNDNNPGSFYKPKNYRIVYMRQFDSVAVAMKKTVTNAVTADHNKLNLAVPRKLFGYAEAKKIALQNLEDVLLEPPRAASGKSRKYLKRTKYLPDLMGDSLESYSRRVFIDVGLPEKNGGSGTHWFLKNYPTRNKNFEMIKIETTEKEVSSTEKKVVAMSDWLNKNVKEEEYVVMKAEAEVVEEIMRSNSIGLVDELFLECKPHGLKNENKNRRAYWECLALYGKLRDEGVAVHQWWG